One genomic segment of Petrotoga olearia DSM 13574 includes these proteins:
- the rpmD gene encoding 50S ribosomal protein L30, which produces MSSLKIKLVRGRAGKNKRQLATLDALDLTRKDKVVIKPDNPQIRGMIRTVHHLVEWEEIDS; this is translated from the coding sequence ATGTCAAGTCTAAAGATAAAGTTAGTAAGAGGAAGAGCAGGGAAGAACAAAAGACAATTAGCTACTCTCGATGCTTTAGATTTAACTAGAAAAGATAAAGTGGTAATAAAACCTGACAATCCGCAAATTAGAGGAATGATAAGAACCGTACATCACTTAGTCGAGTGGGAAGAAATCGATTCTTAA
- the secY gene encoding preprotein translocase subunit SecY, which yields MFKAFRNVFRIPELRDRVIFTFLALIGFRIGIYIPIPGINVEAWQAALSGAAQGAVGGFIGFFDVFAGGALSNLSIFVLSVTPYITASIIFQLLSSVIPSLKEMLREGESGRKKFAHYTRMLTLVLAFGQGLLMSIAANNYRSPNLSPVLFVTLATVSIAAGTMFLLWIGELITEKGIGNGVSVLIFAGIVSRYPTYAAEALIGLTPLEWILLAAVAIFIVIAVVAVQTSERRINIQYAKRVVGTKIYGGSSTYLPIKVNGGGVIPIIFASAIMTLPSMIAGVTATTVDDRIFAIGAPLYLVLYGLLVFFFTYFYSSVVMDPNDVADNIRNYGGFIPGLRPGKPTVNYITSVMTRVTFIGALFLVVIALVPYFIRGASGMQQIWIGGTSTLIAVGVALDIVQQIEQHMIVRQYEGFMKKGRLRGRR from the coding sequence ATGTTCAAAGCCTTTAGAAACGTTTTTAGGATTCCTGAATTAAGGGATAGAGTTATATTCACCTTTTTAGCGTTGATAGGGTTTAGGATAGGTATTTACATCCCCATTCCTGGAATAAATGTTGAGGCATGGCAAGCTGCTTTAAGTGGAGCAGCTCAAGGAGCAGTTGGAGGGTTCATCGGTTTTTTTGACGTCTTTGCTGGTGGTGCATTAAGCAATTTATCTATATTTGTTCTCTCAGTAACCCCATATATTACTGCTTCGATCATTTTTCAACTTCTCTCTTCTGTAATACCTAGTTTAAAAGAGATGTTGAGAGAAGGCGAAAGTGGGAGAAAAAAATTTGCTCACTACACCCGGATGTTAACGTTAGTATTAGCTTTCGGACAAGGATTACTAATGTCCATAGCTGCAAATAATTACAGATCCCCCAACCTATCACCAGTTCTTTTCGTAACTTTAGCAACCGTTTCTATAGCAGCGGGGACGATGTTTTTACTATGGATAGGTGAATTAATCACCGAAAAAGGAATAGGAAACGGAGTATCCGTTTTAATATTCGCTGGTATAGTATCGAGGTACCCTACATACGCAGCTGAAGCTCTCATAGGTTTAACCCCTTTAGAATGGATACTGTTAGCGGCGGTTGCCATATTTATAGTAATAGCAGTAGTAGCGGTTCAAACCTCTGAAAGAAGAATTAATATCCAATATGCAAAAAGAGTAGTCGGCACAAAAATTTATGGAGGTTCCTCGACATATTTACCTATTAAGGTAAATGGTGGAGGAGTAATTCCAATAATCTTTGCATCGGCTATTATGACTCTACCCAGTATGATTGCTGGGGTAACCGCAACTACTGTAGACGATAGAATATTTGCCATAGGTGCTCCGCTTTACCTTGTCCTGTATGGTTTGTTAGTTTTCTTTTTTACATACTTTTACAGTTCTGTTGTTATGGATCCAAACGACGTGGCAGATAATATACGAAATTATGGTGGGTTCATACCAGGTTTAAGACCAGGGAAACCAACTGTTAATTACATCACTTCCGTTATGACAAGGGTAACCTTCATAGGTGCACTCTTTTTAGTGGTCATTGCTTTGGTACCCTATTTTATCAGAGGTGCTTCAGGAATGCAACAAATCTGGATAGGTGGTACCAGCACACTAATAGCAGTTGGAGTTGCTTTAGACATAGTTCAACAAATTGAACAGCACATGATAGTTAGACAGTATGAAGGCTTCATGAAAAAAGGAAGGCTACGAGGAAGGAGATGA
- the rplX gene encoding 50S ribosomal protein L24, with translation MNKIKRDDTVMVISGKDKGKRSKVLRVIPKENKVIVDNVNVVKKHQRPTQKMREGGIIEQPSPIDISNVMLVCPNCDQKTRVGFKFLEDGSKVRYCKKCGEIVEKS, from the coding sequence ATGAATAAAATAAAAAGAGACGACACAGTAATGGTAATTTCTGGAAAAGATAAAGGAAAAAGAAGCAAAGTTTTAAGGGTTATTCCAAAGGAAAACAAAGTTATTGTGGATAACGTAAACGTCGTCAAGAAACATCAAAGGCCTACTCAAAAGATGAGAGAAGGGGGAATTATCGAGCAACCCAGTCCTATTGATATTTCAAATGTTATGTTAGTTTGTCCAAATTGTGATCAAAAAACTAGAGTGGGATTTAAATTTCTTGAAGATGGAAGCAAAGTAAGATATTGCAAAAAATGTGGTGAAATAGTCGAAAAATCTTAA
- a CDS encoding type Z 30S ribosomal protein S14, whose translation MAKKSLIEKSKRTPKYKTRVYSRCKVCGRPRAVYREFGLCRICFREKALEGKLPGVKKASW comes from the coding sequence ATGGCGAAAAAGTCGCTTATAGAAAAATCCAAAAGAACGCCAAAGTATAAAACAAGAGTTTACTCACGATGTAAAGTTTGTGGTAGGCCAAGAGCTGTTTATAGAGAATTTGGTTTATGCAGAATATGTTTCAGAGAAAAAGCTCTAGAAGGTAAACTTCCTGGAGTTAAGAAGGCTAGCTGGTAA
- the rpsE gene encoding 30S ribosomal protein S5 encodes MPNDQKVKATDAANELEERVIEIRRVSKVTKGGKTISFRAVSVVGNRNGKVGIGIGNAREVPQAIRKSIENAKNNMIEVPVKNGTIPYEVIGEQDASTVLLFPAGPGTGVIASSAVRAVVELAGIDNILSKSISSTNVLNLAKATYNGLKKLRSPQEIAKLRDLSVKQVFFGAHEGV; translated from the coding sequence ATGCCGAACGATCAGAAAGTAAAAGCTACTGATGCTGCAAATGAATTAGAAGAAAGAGTAATCGAAATTCGAAGAGTCAGCAAAGTAACTAAAGGTGGAAAAACTATTTCGTTTCGTGCAGTTTCGGTGGTAGGTAATCGAAATGGAAAAGTAGGAATAGGAATTGGGAATGCTCGAGAAGTTCCACAAGCTATCCGAAAATCAATTGAAAATGCAAAAAACAATATGATAGAAGTCCCCGTTAAAAATGGAACTATCCCTTACGAAGTAATCGGTGAACAAGATGCTTCCACAGTATTATTGTTTCCTGCAGGGCCAGGTACTGGTGTTATTGCTAGTTCAGCTGTAAGAGCTGTTGTTGAATTAGCAGGAATAGATAATATTCTAAGTAAATCTATTAGTTCAACAAACGTATTAAATTTAGCTAAAGCTACTTACAACGGATTAAAAAAGTTGAGATCTCCTCAAGAAATTGCAAAGTTAAGAGATTTATCTGTAAAACAAGTATTTTTTGGTGCACACGAGGGGGTATGA
- the rplQ gene encoding 50S ribosomal protein L17, protein MRHRVKTKKLNRYASHRNALLNNLARSVFESESIITTTAKAKAVRPLVERIITKAKEANSTDLPERRVALNRDINRHFNDRKLVYKIVHEIAPRYENRNGGYTRILKIGYRKGDASELSILQLLPKEE, encoded by the coding sequence ATGAGGCATAGAGTCAAAACTAAAAAATTAAATAGATATGCTTCCCATAGAAACGCCCTGTTGAACAATCTAGCTAGAAGCGTCTTTGAATCTGAAAGTATAATTACTACTACTGCAAAAGCAAAAGCCGTAAGGCCCCTCGTAGAAAGAATAATCACCAAGGCAAAGGAAGCTAATTCAACCGATCTCCCAGAAAGAAGAGTAGCTTTAAACAGAGACATAAACAGACACTTCAACGACAGAAAACTAGTGTACAAAATAGTACATGAAATTGCACCTCGATATGAAAATAGAAACGGTGGTTACACAAGAATATTAAAAATCGGTTATAGAAAAGGTGACGCTTCGGAATTATCTATACTCCAATTACTCCCAAAAGAAGAATAA
- the rpsM gene encoding 30S ribosomal protein S13, with amino-acid sequence MARILGVEVPDNKALFVGLTYIYGIGRKTAFDILNTLEIDPNKRAKELTDDEISKLTHHINENYKVEGELRQEINKNIKRLIDTGSYRGRRHKAGLPVRGQKTHSNARTRKGPRLTKIKKR; translated from the coding sequence ATGGCTCGTATTTTAGGTGTTGAAGTTCCAGATAATAAAGCTTTATTTGTGGGATTAACATATATATATGGAATAGGTAGAAAAACAGCCTTTGATATATTAAATACCTTAGAAATAGACCCGAATAAAAGAGCAAAGGAACTAACTGATGATGAAATTTCAAAGCTAACTCACCACATAAATGAAAATTATAAAGTTGAAGGTGAACTAAGGCAAGAGATTAACAAAAATATTAAGCGTTTGATTGACACTGGTAGTTATAGAGGAAGAAGGCATAAAGCGGGGTTACCCGTAAGAGGTCAGAAAACCCACTCCAACGCAAGGACCAGGAAAGGGCCAAGACTAACAAAAATCAAAAAAAGATAA
- the rpsK gene encoding 30S ribosomal protein S11 has protein sequence MAKGGAKQRTKKKKAAPEKAAVHIHSTFNNTIVTLTDTEGRPIIWSSGGNVGFKGAKKGTPFSAQMASDKVAKEALNLGVKRVDVYVKGPGSGRESAIRALQAAGLNVESIKDVTPIPHNGCRPKKKRF, from the coding sequence ATGGCAAAAGGTGGAGCAAAGCAAAGAACCAAGAAAAAGAAAGCTGCTCCGGAAAAAGCAGCAGTGCACATTCATTCAACCTTCAACAACACAATCGTTACTTTAACAGATACCGAAGGTAGGCCAATAATATGGTCTAGTGGTGGAAATGTTGGATTTAAAGGAGCCAAAAAAGGGACTCCGTTCTCAGCCCAAATGGCTTCAGATAAAGTGGCAAAAGAAGCTCTAAATCTGGGAGTAAAAAGAGTGGATGTATATGTCAAAGGACCCGGTTCAGGTAGAGAATCAGCAATTAGGGCTTTACAAGCTGCAGGTCTAAATGTAGAAAGCATAAAAGATGTCACCCCTATACCTCACAACGGTTGTAGACCAAAAAAGAAAAGATTCTAA
- a CDS encoding adenylate kinase: MRLLFFGPPGAGKGTQAKMVAKEFDIVHISTGDILRDTVSKGTELGKKAKAIMDRGELVSDEIMNNLVKEKLQELDSFILDGYPRTLDQAKFLDGATKDLKKEIDAAVLIDVSEEEIVKRISNRRVCPNCGKVYNLITLKPKEDEKCDVCGTKLIQRDDDKEEVVRERYKVYKKNTEPVIEYYRKNNKIITIDGAQNVEDVTKELFNILRSFNK; encoded by the coding sequence GTGAGACTTTTGTTTTTCGGACCACCTGGTGCAGGTAAAGGAACCCAAGCGAAAATGGTAGCCAAAGAGTTTGATATTGTACATATATCCACTGGAGATATTTTAAGAGATACGGTTAGCAAAGGTACAGAATTAGGTAAAAAGGCTAAAGCAATTATGGATCGTGGAGAATTAGTTTCAGATGAGATAATGAATAATCTGGTAAAAGAAAAACTGCAAGAGTTAGATTCTTTTATTCTTGACGGTTATCCTAGAACTTTAGACCAAGCAAAATTTTTGGACGGTGCAACAAAAGACTTAAAAAAAGAAATAGATGCGGCGGTACTGATAGATGTTTCAGAAGAAGAAATAGTCAAAAGGATAAGTAATAGAAGGGTCTGTCCAAACTGTGGCAAAGTATATAATTTAATTACACTTAAACCAAAAGAAGACGAAAAATGTGATGTATGTGGCACAAAATTAATTCAAAGAGACGACGATAAAGAAGAAGTAGTCAGAGAAAGGTACAAAGTATATAAGAAAAACACTGAGCCCGTAATAGAATATTATAGAAAAAATAACAAAATAATTACAATAGACGGCGCCCAAAATGTTGAAGACGTTACAAAAGAATTGTTTAATATACTAAGGAGTTTTAACAAATAA
- the rplN gene encoding 50S ribosomal protein L14, whose amino-acid sequence MVQLESKIKVADNSGAKVLRVIKVLGGFHKAKGTVGDTVVCSVREAIPHTDLKKGQVVQAVIVRTKKEIKRKDGTYIRFDDNAAVLVDKNKLPLGTRVFGPVAREVREKGYAKIASLAKEVW is encoded by the coding sequence ATGGTACAACTAGAGAGTAAAATTAAAGTTGCTGATAACTCTGGAGCAAAAGTTCTAAGAGTTATTAAAGTACTCGGAGGGTTTCATAAAGCGAAAGGAACCGTAGGAGATACTGTTGTTTGCTCCGTTAGAGAAGCCATACCTCACACGGATTTAAAAAAGGGTCAAGTGGTTCAAGCTGTAATTGTCAGGACGAAAAAAGAGATAAAAAGAAAAGATGGAACTTATATCAGATTCGATGACAATGCTGCCGTACTGGTTGATAAAAATAAGCTACCGTTAGGTACAAGGGTTTTTGGCCCGGTAGCCAGAGAAGTTCGAGAAAAAGGATACGCCAAGATAGCATCGTTAGCGAAGGAAGTGTGGTGA
- the rpmJ gene encoding 50S ribosomal protein L36, which translates to MKVRASVKKRCEHCKIVKRGGKVWVVCSKNPKHKQRQG; encoded by the coding sequence ATGAAGGTCAGGGCTTCTGTAAAAAAGCGATGTGAGCATTGTAAAATAGTAAAAAGAGGCGGAAAAGTTTGGGTTGTATGTTCAAAAAATCCTAAGCACAAACAAAGACAAGGATAA
- the rplR gene encoding 50S ribosomal protein L18, with amino-acid sequence MIKQLDKKALRQKRHLRVRKRVRGTPEKPRLTVFKSQKHIYAQIIDDTKGVTLVSASTTQKQLKEKLEKTWDDNAAKEVGKLIAEKAKEKGITEIVFDRSGYKYHGKVKALAEAARETGLKF; translated from the coding sequence TTGATAAAACAATTAGACAAAAAAGCACTTCGACAAAAAAGGCATTTAAGAGTAAGAAAAAGGGTAAGAGGAACGCCAGAAAAACCAAGATTAACAGTCTTTAAAAGTCAAAAGCACATATACGCTCAAATTATAGACGATACTAAAGGAGTTACATTGGTATCCGCTTCAACAACACAAAAACAACTGAAAGAAAAATTAGAAAAAACATGGGATGATAACGCTGCAAAAGAAGTAGGAAAACTCATCGCTGAAAAAGCCAAAGAAAAAGGTATAACAGAAATCGTTTTTGATAGAAGCGGGTACAAATACCATGGCAAAGTAAAAGCTCTTGCTGAAGCAGCAAGAGAAACGGGCTTAAAGTTTTAG
- the rpsH gene encoding 30S ribosomal protein S8, whose translation MWSDPVADMLTRIRNANSVFKESVEIPASNLKRDILEIMKREGFINDYKFIDDGKQGILKVYLKYKGTRRDKKPIMEGIIKVSKSGRRVYVNTRNIPKVKGGLGIAILSTSLGVMTDKEAREKKVGGEVICYVW comes from the coding sequence ATGTGGAGCGATCCGGTAGCTGATATGCTAACCAGAATAAGGAACGCCAACTCGGTATTCAAAGAGAGTGTAGAAATACCCGCTTCGAACTTAAAAAGAGATATTTTAGAAATAATGAAAAGAGAAGGATTTATCAATGATTATAAATTCATAGACGATGGTAAGCAAGGAATACTCAAAGTCTATTTAAAGTACAAAGGAACTAGAAGGGATAAAAAACCTATAATGGAAGGAATCATAAAGGTTTCAAAAAGCGGAAGAAGAGTATATGTTAACACACGTAACATACCAAAAGTCAAAGGTGGATTAGGTATAGCAATACTCTCAACGTCCTTAGGAGTAATGACCGATAAAGAAGCAAGAGAGAAAAAAGTTGGTGGAGAAGTAATCTGTTATGTATGGTGA
- the rplF gene encoding 50S ribosomal protein L6 yields the protein MPQSRIADKPTIIPDGVELSVDGQTIKIKGKKGELSLNLPEYLEVEKGNNELIINSKEGVVKRSSDEKRLKALRGTYTSHLRNMIKGVTEGYQKELEITGIGYRAQLQGNNLVLNIGYSNPVEFPVPEGITIEVPQPTRVVVKGIDKYKVGEAAARIRNLRKVNVYSGKGIKYIGESVLRKEGKKV from the coding sequence ATGCCACAATCGAGAATAGCTGATAAACCAACAATTATTCCTGATGGTGTAGAATTATCTGTGGATGGACAAACAATAAAAATCAAAGGTAAAAAAGGTGAATTAAGTCTAAATTTACCTGAATATTTGGAAGTTGAAAAAGGTAACAACGAATTAATTATTAACTCAAAAGAAGGCGTGGTTAAAAGAAGTTCAGACGAAAAGCGATTAAAAGCGCTCAGAGGTACTTACACTTCTCATTTGAGAAACATGATTAAAGGTGTAACTGAAGGATACCAAAAAGAATTGGAGATTACTGGTATTGGATACAGAGCGCAACTTCAAGGAAACAATTTAGTTTTGAATATTGGTTATTCAAACCCAGTAGAATTTCCTGTACCTGAAGGAATAACAATAGAGGTTCCACAACCCACAAGAGTGGTGGTTAAAGGTATAGATAAATACAAAGTTGGAGAAGCTGCTGCAAGAATAAGAAATTTAAGAAAAGTTAACGTATACAGCGGTAAAGGTATAAAGTACATTGGAGAAAGTGTTTTAAGAAAAGAAGGAAAGAAAGTTTAA
- the rpsD gene encoding 30S ribosomal protein S4 → MARYIGPLEKLSRREGINLYLKGKRSYTEKSALRKRNYVPGQHGRQKQKLTQYGVQLRSKQALKRMYGLMERQFRNTFEEAERSRSGETGEVLMQLLERRLDSVVYQMGFAPNRRTARQIVTHGHILVNGKKVNIPSYRVKVGDVIEVKEKSRNIQQVREGLELLQEGYRNIPNWVNVEIENFRGTFERLPKIDEMDVPVPLTNIIELYSK, encoded by the coding sequence ATGGCGAGGTACATAGGACCACTAGAAAAACTATCTCGACGCGAAGGAATTAACCTTTATTTAAAAGGAAAAAGAAGCTACACAGAAAAATCCGCCCTTAGAAAAAGAAATTACGTTCCTGGGCAACATGGAAGGCAAAAACAAAAGTTGACCCAATACGGTGTACAATTAAGATCTAAACAAGCTTTAAAAAGAATGTATGGTTTAATGGAAAGACAATTCAGAAACACTTTTGAAGAAGCTGAAAGATCCAGAAGTGGAGAAACTGGAGAAGTTTTGATGCAACTCTTAGAAAGAAGGTTAGATTCTGTAGTTTATCAAATGGGTTTCGCACCAAACAGAAGAACGGCAAGACAAATAGTAACTCACGGACATATACTAGTTAATGGCAAGAAAGTGAATATTCCTTCTTACAGAGTCAAAGTAGGAGATGTAATAGAAGTCAAAGAAAAAAGTCGTAACATACAACAAGTACGAGAAGGATTAGAATTACTGCAAGAAGGATATAGAAATATTCCCAATTGGGTAAACGTGGAAATTGAAAATTTTAGAGGAACTTTCGAAAGGTTACCAAAGATTGATGAAATGGATGTTCCTGTACCTTTGACAAACATCATAGAGCTCTACTCTAAATAA
- the infA gene encoding translation initiation factor IF-1 yields MAKKDVVVMQGYILESLPNANFKVKLDNGHEILAHISGRMRKNFIKILPGDRVTVEVSVYDLNKGRIVKREKVNKD; encoded by the coding sequence TTGGCTAAAAAAGATGTCGTTGTTATGCAAGGATATATTCTTGAATCTTTACCTAATGCAAATTTTAAAGTTAAATTAGATAATGGGCATGAAATATTGGCCCACATTTCTGGGCGAATGAGAAAGAATTTCATCAAAATACTTCCAGGAGACCGGGTTACTGTGGAAGTCTCCGTTTATGATTTAAACAAAGGAAGAATTGTGAAAAGGGAAAAAGTAAACAAAGACTGA
- a CDS encoding DNA-directed RNA polymerase subunit alpha, with translation MEILIKPEKFRIVQKEEQDEYNYSKYELFPLEKGYAITLGNALRRVLLSSIPSLAITGLRIPGKLHEYDTIEGIKEDIIEITLNLKKVQLKVDDIENLNEIDYPILLSLRKKYKAGQVIKSGDIKTPSEVEIANPDFVIAHVNKDMEVDFELYAQAGKGFIPAQELTFQSDIEYIFIDGVFSPVLKVNYLTENIRVGRRTDYDKLILEIWTKKNITPTEALKEATKILMEHFDFISKLWEREGEAGTIEQMEVSVEKEEEVQEEEEENIFGLPKDLMETQIDSLDLTKRAKNCLKREKIDTIGELLKRKPTDLLKIKNFGRKSLDEIKNELKEKFDIDYEKLHQEERGNTFDEA, from the coding sequence ATGGAGATATTAATAAAACCGGAAAAATTTAGGATAGTCCAAAAGGAAGAGCAAGACGAATATAACTACTCAAAATATGAACTATTTCCTCTGGAAAAAGGATATGCTATAACTTTAGGTAATGCTTTAAGAAGGGTGCTGTTATCTTCCATTCCATCTTTGGCAATAACAGGGCTACGTATTCCAGGGAAATTACATGAGTACGATACTATTGAGGGTATAAAAGAAGACATCATTGAAATAACTTTAAACTTAAAAAAGGTTCAATTAAAAGTAGATGACATTGAAAACCTCAATGAGATAGATTACCCAATTCTATTAAGCTTAAGGAAGAAATACAAAGCTGGCCAAGTCATAAAAAGTGGAGACATAAAAACTCCGTCGGAAGTAGAAATAGCCAACCCAGATTTTGTCATAGCTCATGTCAACAAAGATATGGAAGTTGACTTTGAACTGTACGCTCAAGCAGGGAAAGGTTTCATTCCCGCCCAAGAATTGACATTTCAAAGTGACATTGAATACATATTCATAGATGGAGTGTTCAGTCCTGTTCTTAAAGTTAACTATTTAACCGAAAACATTCGTGTAGGAAGAAGAACCGACTACGATAAGCTAATTCTCGAAATTTGGACGAAAAAAAACATAACCCCCACCGAAGCATTGAAAGAAGCAACAAAAATTTTGATGGAACATTTTGACTTCATTTCCAAACTTTGGGAAAGAGAAGGAGAAGCTGGTACTATAGAACAAATGGAAGTTTCAGTTGAAAAAGAGGAAGAAGTGCAAGAAGAAGAGGAAGAAAATATTTTTGGGTTGCCAAAGGATTTAATGGAAACTCAGATTGACTCTTTGGATTTAACAAAAAGAGCTAAAAATTGTTTAAAAAGAGAAAAAATAGACACCATTGGAGAACTATTAAAAAGAAAACCCACCGACCTTCTCAAAATCAAAAACTTTGGTAGAAAATCTTTAGATGAGATAAAAAATGAGCTAAAAGAGAAATTTGATATAGATTATGAAAAATTACACCAAGAAGAAAGGGGGAACACCTTCGATGAGGCATAG
- the rplO gene encoding 50S ribosomal protein L15: MPLKIEDLKPTPGSRKPKKRVGRGIGSGLGKTSGKGHKGQKARGKGKISKIFEGGQTNIIRRTPKYGFSNKPFKKVYSIVNVDTLEKYFSENEEVTPDILLEKKVIKKLNDGVKILGKGEISKPLVVKAHLFSQTAREKIEAVGGKIEVIE, encoded by the coding sequence ATGCCACTTAAAATAGAAGATCTAAAACCTACACCAGGATCAAGAAAACCTAAGAAAAGGGTAGGAAGAGGAATTGGCTCAGGATTAGGAAAAACATCTGGAAAAGGGCACAAGGGTCAAAAGGCTAGAGGAAAAGGTAAAATAAGCAAAATCTTTGAAGGTGGACAAACAAACATCATTAGAAGAACCCCAAAATATGGATTCTCCAATAAACCATTCAAAAAAGTATATTCTATTGTAAATGTAGATACATTAGAAAAGTATTTCTCTGAAAATGAAGAAGTAACACCAGATATACTTCTAGAAAAGAAAGTAATAAAGAAATTGAACGATGGAGTAAAAATACTAGGAAAAGGAGAAATATCAAAACCTCTTGTTGTCAAAGCTCACCTTTTTTCTCAAACAGCTAGAGAGAAAATCGAAGCTGTTGGCGGGAAAATAGAGGTGATTGAATAA
- the map gene encoding type I methionyl aminopeptidase: MIIIKTDEEIEMMRRAGKKLARLLDALLPEIVKEGVNGESIEKYVLEYMEKEDAIPTFKGYNGYKYAINFSVNEEVVHGFPLKSKVLKNGDVVSIDCGLTYKGYIADSARTYIIGQVPEEEKGLVEATKESLYMGIKKAVVGNSIGDIGHEIQTYIESKGFSVIREYVGHGVGRKLHEDPQIPNYGRQGRGPKIKKNMTLAIEPMVSMGSYEVDILEDGWTAVTRDRSKAAHFEHTIAVTENGPEILTQLT; the protein is encoded by the coding sequence ATGATAATAATTAAGACTGATGAAGAAATTGAAATGATGAGACGGGCTGGAAAAAAGCTTGCCCGTCTTCTTGACGCTTTACTTCCAGAGATAGTGAAAGAAGGCGTTAACGGGGAAAGTATTGAAAAGTATGTCTTGGAATACATGGAAAAGGAAGATGCTATACCCACCTTCAAAGGTTACAATGGTTACAAATATGCGATCAACTTTTCTGTGAATGAAGAGGTTGTTCACGGGTTTCCATTAAAAAGTAAAGTTTTAAAAAATGGTGATGTTGTATCTATAGATTGTGGTTTAACTTACAAGGGGTACATAGCAGATTCTGCCAGAACCTACATAATAGGACAAGTTCCTGAAGAGGAAAAAGGACTGGTTGAAGCGACCAAAGAATCTTTGTATATGGGTATAAAAAAAGCTGTAGTGGGTAATTCAATTGGTGACATTGGTCACGAAATTCAAACTTATATTGAAAGTAAAGGTTTTTCCGTAATAAGGGAATACGTAGGTCACGGGGTAGGAAGAAAATTGCATGAAGATCCTCAAATTCCAAATTATGGAAGGCAAGGTAGAGGCCCAAAAATCAAGAAAAACATGACCCTCGCAATAGAACCAATGGTATCTATGGGAAGTTACGAAGTCGACATTTTAGAAGACGGTTGGACAGCGGTGACCAGAGATAGATCAAAAGCTGCCCATTTTGAGCATACAATTGCTGTGACAGAAAATGGCCCAGAAATACTCACACAACTTACATAA
- the rplE gene encoding 50S ribosomal protein L5, translating into MEKVQYIPLKDRYKEVVIPSMMKEFNYKNELQVPKLVKIVVNMGVGEGSRNRAVVEKHAQELTKIVGQKALITKAKKSVANFKVREGMPIGVKVTLRGWKMYNFLYKLNHVVLPKLRDFRGLPSDSFDGRGNYTFGIPEQLIFPEIRPDDINRIQGMDITIVTTAKTDEEARKLLEYFGFPLQKS; encoded by the coding sequence ATGGAAAAAGTTCAGTATATACCTCTAAAAGACAGATACAAAGAAGTAGTAATACCTTCTATGATGAAAGAATTTAACTACAAAAACGAGTTACAAGTACCAAAACTTGTAAAAATAGTTGTTAATATGGGAGTTGGAGAAGGTTCCAGAAACAGAGCAGTTGTTGAAAAACATGCTCAAGAGTTAACGAAGATAGTAGGGCAAAAAGCCTTAATAACAAAGGCAAAAAAAAGTGTTGCCAATTTTAAGGTTAGAGAAGGAATGCCAATAGGTGTAAAAGTAACCTTGAGAGGTTGGAAAATGTATAATTTCTTGTATAAATTAAACCATGTTGTATTACCAAAATTAAGAGATTTCAGAGGGCTACCATCTGATTCTTTCGATGGAAGAGGCAATTATACCTTTGGAATTCCCGAACAACTAATTTTTCCAGAAATTAGGCCTGATGATATAAATAGAATTCAGGGTATGGATATAACAATCGTTACCACGGCTAAAACTGATGAAGAAGCAAGGAAGCTTTTAGAATATTTTGGTTTCCCGTTACAAAAATCATGA